In Citrus sinensis cultivar Valencia sweet orange chromosome 2, DVS_A1.0, whole genome shotgun sequence, a single genomic region encodes these proteins:
- the LOC102618380 gene encoding uncharacterized protein LOC102618380: MERNLGKGMMDQQKNYEQVRYSNVETRNEGPGSANQRFFHDPSSNINTNIRPPDYSMSGGVRPVLNYSIQTGEEFALEFMRERVIPRQHFVPNAYGDPNNSPVYMDLKGVLGISHTGSESGSDITMLNAAETGRAQELERKGPSGHEDRSYYDSMRSVPRTSSRNDMGRGTQGYASSGASDSSRKVKFLCSFGGKILPRPSDGKLRYVGGETRIIRISRDISWQELTQKALAIYNQTHTIKYQLPGEDLDALVSVSCDEDLQNMMEECNVLEDRGTQKPRMFLFSSADLEDTQLSLESMEGDSEIQYVVAVNCMDLGSRKNSIALASASENNLDELLGLRVEREAGHIAAELAGSGATNLAYNASSSTIQSSQPVLVSSGSGYESNLQPYQGQRMQHISSTLYPADGLPPLDVKSTTPLSTPLQHDYGSHPSNFATCGENVIPIPIPIHGQLNQQGGLAEEKMYSGFHADDSEACAQEVKQKIDSLADKIKESEKIRSLDKEASTKEQKIKRDHSLPKINEIDNIRRSENDHVVSSHSYVSSVSNYIPREEVSVVSSSPGIVPSLLPSKSNKMAQEPIQNSMPLEAVNEGRKNNDDDVRFQASGGAFTSGHGDSEAEPTNFSYNGPSAIPQRYHSEQIPREQTEKNRLSKSDDSFGSQFLISQALSDGSKPIRESVDKLHSGNMASETEQSVAPAKQQYTNPQKVEDGHAQLRKHKEFADKINKINSNGSEDGLQSSLGKSELTQVVPKSADDCEVTKIRETVKDLSINDEEAAGLYHPTANHGTSGKNPEDSSLKQSEYEWNEIAAIKNNGNDNKGQAQSLAQKENSVRAVSPGDSSIAVVSPEGDILIDINDRFPRDFLSDIFTKARISENIAGVSPMHGDGAVLSWNVENHDPRRWSYFRNLAQDEFSRKDVSLMDQDHLGFSSPLTNIEEGATVDYSYPPLKPDGSVMPQSGSRINFDEGSQRESSSIVGPSTMETHPDYSRSELKGNESLQSEVVNHRIQESDYEEGRLDLPTAGIPLVDLALGNFDISTLQIIKNEDLEELKELGSGTFGTVYHGKWRGTDVAIKRIKKSCFTGRSSEQERLTLEFWREAEILSKLHHPNVVAFYGVVQDGPGGTLATVTEFMVNGSLRHVLLSKERHLDRRKRLIIAMDAAFGMEYLHSKNIVHFDLKCDNLLVNLKDPIRPICKVGDFGLSKIKRNTLVTGGVRGTLPWMAPELLNGSSSKVSEKVDVFSFGIVLWEILTGEEPYANMHYGAIIGGIVNNTLRPPVPGFCDSEWRLLMEQCWAPDPVVRPSFTEIARRLRVMSAACQTKSHGHQVQNQVPK; encoded by the exons atgGAAAGAAACCTGGGAAAGGGTATGATGGATCAGCAGAAAAACTATGAACAGGTCCGGTACAGTAATGTGGAAACTAGGAATGAGGGACCTGGTTCGGCAAATCAAAGGTTTTTCCATGATCCCTCAAGTAATATCAACACCAATATCCGACCTCCAGATTACTCTATGTCTGGAGGAGTGAGACCTGTGCTGAATTACTCCATTCAGACCGGCGAGGAGTTTGCTCTCGAATTTATGCGGGAAAGAGTGATTCCCAGACAGCACTTTGTTCCAAATGCTTATGGTGATCCTAACAATTCACCTGTATATATGGATCTGAAGGGTGTGCTGGGAATTTCTCACACTGGTTCAGAGAGTGGGTCTGATATTACCATGCTTAATGCGGCAGAGACTGGCCGGGCACAGGAGCTTGAGAGAAAGGGCCCTTCTGGACATGAAGACAGAAGTTATTATGACTCCATGCGATCAGTACCACGAACATCATCAAGAAATGACATGGGTCGAGGGACTCAAGGTTATGCCTCTTCAGGAGCTTCTGATTCATCAAGGAAGGTGAAGTTCCTTTGCAGCTTTGGTGGCAAAATTTTGCCCCGTCCCAGTGATGGGAAGCTTAGGTATGTGGGAGGTGAAACACGTATTATCCGGATAAGCAGGGATATTTCTTGGCAGGAGCTTACACAGAAAGCTTTGGCGATTTACAATCAAACACATACGATAAAGTATCAGCTTCCTGGAGAGGATCTCGATGCATTGGTTTCCGTATCCTGTGATGAGGATCTGCAGAACATGATGGAGGAATGTAATGTATTAGAAGACAGGGGAACACAGAAACCTCGGATGTTCCTGTTTTCTAGTGCTGATCTAGAGGATACTCAATTGAGCCTGGAAAGCATGGAAGGTGATTCTGAAATTCAATATGTAGTTGCTGTGAATTGTATGGACCTTGGATCAAGAAAAAACTCTATTGCGTTGGCAAGTGCTTCGGAAAACAACTTGGATGAGTTACTTGGTCTACGTGTTGAAAGGGAGGCTGGTCATATTGCAGCTGAATTAGCTGGTTCTGGTGCTACAAACTTGGCATATAATGCATCATCGTCGACTATCCAATCTTCTCAGCCAGTACTGGTAAGTTCTGGTAGTGGTTATGAATCTAATTTGCAGCCTTATCAGGGACAGAGAATGCAACATATATCATCCACTTTGTACCCTGCTGATGGCTTACCCCCATTAGATGTGAAGAGCACCACTCCCTTGTCTACTCCATTGCAACATGATTATGGTTCTCATCCATCTAACTTTGCAACATGTGGAGAAAATGTAATTCCCATTCCCATTCCCATCCATGGGCAGCTGAATCAACAGGGAGGTTTGGCTGAGGAGAAGATGTACAGCGGCTTTCATGCTGATGATTCCGAAGCATGTGCTCAGGAGGTTAAACAGAAAATTGACAGTTTAgctgataaaataaaagaatctgAGAAAATACGGTCTCTGGATAAAGAAGCATCGACGAAggaacagaaaattaaaagagatcACTCTTTGCCAAAGATTAATGAGATTGACAATATTCGAAGGTCAGAAAATGACCATGTCGTTTCCTCACATTCATATGTTAGTTCAGTTTCAAATTACATTCCCAGGGAAGAAGTATCAGTGGTTAGTTCATCACCAGGCATAGTTCCGTCTTTGTTGCCctcaaaaagtaataaaatggCTCAGGAACCTATACAAAATTCAATGCCTCTTGAGGCTGTAAATGAAGGGCGAAAAaacaatgatgatgatgtccGTTTCCAAGCATCTGGTGGAGCTTTTACATCAGGACACGGTGACTCTGAAGCTGAGCCTACAAACTTTAGCTATAATGGACCATCTGCAATTCCTCAAAGGTATCACTCTGAGCAAATTCCCAGGGAGCAGACAGAAAAGAACCGTTTGTCAAAATCTGATGATTCCTTTGGCTCTCAGTTTCTGATTTCTCAAGCACTTTCTGATGGTTCTAAACCAATCAGAGAATCAGTTGATAAATTGCACTCTGGAAATATGGCTTCTGAGACTGAGCAATCCGTAGCACCTGCAAAACAGCAATATACAAATCCGCAGAAGGTTGAAGATGGACATGCTCAATTGAGGAAGCATAAAGAGTTTGCTgataaaatcaacaaaataaattccaATGGTTCTGAGGATGGGCTTCAGTCAAGTTTAGGGAAATCTGAATTAACACAGGTGGTTCCAAAATCTGCTGATGATTGCGAAGTGACCAAGATCAGAGAGACCGTTAAAGATCTCTCTATCAATGATGAAGAAGCAGCTGGTTTGTATCATCCTACAGCAAATCATGGAACTTCCGGCAAGAACCCGGAAGATTCCTCCCTGAAGCAATCAGAATACGAATGGAATGAAATTGCTGCCATCAAGAACAATGGGAATGACAACAAGGGGCAGGCACAATCTTTGGCACAGAAAGAGAACTCAGTTAGAGCTGTTTCTCCAGGGGATTCCAGTATTGCTGTTGTCAGTCCTGAAGGGGACATACTTATTGATATCAATGACAGATTTCCTCGTGATTTTCTGTCTGATATATTTACAAAAGCAAGGATTTCTGAAAACATTGCTGGTGTAAGTCCAATGCATGGAGATGGGGCAGTTTTGAGTTGGAATGTGGAGAATCATGATCCTCGGCGGTGGTCTTACTTCCGGAATCTGGCTCAAGATGAGTTTTCTAGAAAAGATGTGTCACTTATGGACCAGGATCATTTGGGTTTCTCATCTCCTCTAACAAATATTGAGGAGGGGGCTACTGTAGATTATAGCTATCCACCACTAAAGCCTGATGGATCTGTGATGCCTCAGAGTGGGTCAcgtattaattttgatgaggGCAGTCAGAGAGAGTCATCTAGCATTGTTGGACCCAGCACCATGGAAACACATCCAGATTATAGCCGTTCTGAGCTCAAGGGTAATGAGAGCTTGCAGTCAGAGGTTGTGAACCATAGAATACAGGAATCAGATTATGAG gAAGGGAGATTGGATCTTCCAACTGCTGGTATACCTCTCGTTGATCTTGCACTGGGAAATTTTGATATCAGTACGCTGCAG attataaaaaatgaagatttgGAAGAGCTGAAAGAACTGGGTTCTGGCACATTTGGGACTGTTTACCATGGAAAATGGAGGGGAACAGATGTTGCTATAAAGCGAATAAAAAAGAGTTGTTTCACTGGTCGTTCATCAGAGCAAGAAAGATTG ACTCTGGAGTTCTGGCGTGAAGCTGAAATTCTTTCTAAGCTCCACCATCCGAATGTGGTGGCCTTTTATGGTGTAGTACAAGATGGACCGGGAGGAACGCTGGCTACCGTCACAGAATTCATGGTGAATGGCTCTCTTAGACATGTTTTACTTAGCAAAGAGag GCATCTTGATCGTCGTAAGAGGCTTATTATTGCAATGGATGCGGCCTTTGGAATGGAATATTTGCATTCAAAGAATATTGTGCATTTTGATTTGAAGTGTGACAATTTGCTTGTCAACTTGAAGGATCCTATACGACCCATTTGCAAG GTAGGTGATTTTGGtttgtcaaaaattaaaagaaatacctTGGTCACTGGTGGTGTGAGGGGAACACTTCCATGGATGGCTCCAGAGCTTTTGAATGGTAGCAGCAGTAAGGTGTCAGAAAAG GTTGATGTGTTCTCTTTTGGTATTGTCCTATGGGAGATTCTCACTGGTGAGGAGCCTTATGCCAATATGCATTATGGAGCAATCATAG GAGGTATTGTCAACAACACATTGAGGCCACCTGTGCCGGGCTTCTGTGACTCAGAATGGAGATTGCTAATGGAACAGTGTTGGGCCCCTGATCCAGTGGTCCGCCCATCATTTACAGAGATTGCCAGACGCTTGCGTGTGATGTCTGCAGCATGCCAAACTAAATCACACGGTCATCAGGTGCAAAACCAGGTGCCCAAGTGA